A stretch of the Papaver somniferum cultivar HN1 chromosome 6, ASM357369v1, whole genome shotgun sequence genome encodes the following:
- the LOC113287822 gene encoding probable histone H2A.1, producing the protein MAGRGKTLGASAGSKKAQTRSSKAGLQFPVGRIARFLKAGKYAERVGAGAPVYLAAVLEYLAAEVLELAGNAARDNKKTRIVPRHIQLAVRNDEELSKLLGTVTIANGGVMPNIHTLLLPKKSAASSKSSHDDDDN; encoded by the exons ATGGCAGGACGAGGAAAAACCCTAGGAGCATCTGCTGGATCTAAAAAGGCACAAACAAGAAGTAGTAAAGCTGGTCTTCAATTCCCAGTTGGTCGTATCGCTCGTTTCTTGAAAGCTGGTAAATATGCTGAACGTGTTGGTGCTGGTGCTCCTGTTTATCTTGCTGCTGTTCTTGAATATCTCGCTGCTGAG gttttggaattggctggaaatgctGCAAGAGATAACAAGAAGACAAGAATTGTACCAAGACATATTCAATTAGCTGTGAGAAATGATGAAGAATTAAGCAAGTTACTTGGTACAGTTACAATTGCTAATGGTGGAGTTATGCCTAATATTCATACCCTTCTTCTTCCCAAGAAATCTGCTGCTTCTAGTAAATCATCCCATGATGATGATGACAACTAA
- the LOC113287821 gene encoding formin-like protein 5 yields MDMTRAIVRILVVLVCILGTTCAQGRKGTGNSEFLSTDEDSSSSYLDEDTVENLWINCRLHKMQMQETYDRFDFCFPEDFPIGSDSGNQVLTKQNLHKAISLLPLEMKQDLVDCLQKHSNACQMSGEEDDSDTWYTKYLQPVLEWSAASRRFLAADSLVIGASASPSPSPGVQSSHSGPSRSPGHSSGKQIVSPSSSNAQHSDGAHSPKKPQSKSSSSSKKQNNQKSIAVAVSVTAATTFIFAALLFCCYQKCRKSYSGDGLKDDRPLLTLSLSDFSVGSSQKSSTYVKKDEFGILSSGNRHGRSSSMDSNLSIDSDTLNTDAPLSGYTASGGTVPSHSHLKPPPGRVVPPPPGSALPPPPGRPSPPLPGSAVPPSTGKPPPGLPPPPPRATPPPGPPPPPPPKASGLKPGSRPPPPPISTGPRPRPSGVTKVPEPPSKENGVQDESEAPKTKLKPFFWDKVLANPDHSMVWHQINSGSFQFNEEMIENLFGYSATEKSKNDRKKELAAQDPATQFIQIIDPKKAQNLSILLRALNVTTEEVCDALTQGNELPVELLQTLLKMAPTADEELKLRLFNGEISQLGPAERFLKVLVEIPFAFKRMDSLLFMISLEEEVTGVKESLETLEIACTELRNSRLFLKLLEAVLKTGNRMNDGTFRGRAQAFKLDTLLKLSDVKGTDGKTTLLQFVVQEIIRSEGRRAMRATRESLSTSSVQSEDLMEDESPVTVEKYRSRGLQVVSGLSNELENVKKAAVLDADGITNTVLKLGMALSRSKEFLSKELKDFNDDAGFLQSLQSFIKSAEGEVTWLVEEEKRIMAKVKSTADYFHGHAGKDEGLRLFVIVGDFLIMLDKSCKDVKDTSNYRQSRMQMNKDSPSPSPRTQPSPDLQQRFFPAITERRMNNSSSDEDD; encoded by the exons atGGATATGACAAGAGCAATCGTAAGGATTTTGGTGGTTTTGGTTTGTATTTTGGGGACAACATGTGCTCAAGGAAGAAAAGGAACAGGCAATTCTGAATTTCTATCGACTGATGAAGATTCTTCTTCCTCGTACTTGGATGAAGATACG GTGGAGAACTTATGGATCAATTGTAGGCTACATAAGATGCAAATGCAGGAAACGTATGATAGGTTTGACTTCTGTTTTCCTGAAGATTTTCCAATTGGCTCAGACTCCGGAAACCAGGTTCTAACGAAACAGAACCTACACAAAGCTATCAGTCTCCTGCCACTCGAAATGAAACAGGATCTTGTGGATTGTTTGCAAAAGCATAGTAATGCATGTCAAATGTCTGGAGAAGAGGATGACTCCGACACTTGGTACACTAAATATCTACAACCTGTTCTCGAGTGGTCTGCTGCTTCAAGACGATTCTTGGCTGCTGATTCACTTGTAATAGGAGCTTCAGCTTCACCTTCTCCTTCTCCAGGTGTTCAGTCTTCACACAGCGGTCCATCGCGGTCTCCTGGTCACTCCTCGGGAAAACAAATTGTCTCACCTTCCAGTTCAAATGCGCAACATTCAGATGGTGCACATTCTCCTAAGAAACCACAAAGCAAATCGAGTTCTTCCTCAAAAAAACAGAATAATCAAAAATCTATTGCTGTTGCTGTTTCTGTTACGGCAGCAACAACATTCATCTTTGCTGCGCTCCTCTTTTGTTGCTATCAAAAATGTAGGAAGAGTTACTCAGGAGATGGACTGAAAGATGATCGTCCCCTTTTGACTTTAAGCTTAAGCGATTTCTCTGTTG GTTCCTCACAGAAGTCTTCTACTTATGTCAAAAAGGATGAGTTTGGAATTCTATCTTCTGGGAATCGACATGGAAGGTCTTCATCTATGGATAGCAATTTGTCCATAGATTCTGATACTCTTAATACGGACGCTCCCTTATCAGGATATACTGCATCTGGTGGCACCGTACCATCTCACTCACATTTGAAGCCACCTCCTGGGAGGGTTGTTCCTCCTCCTCCTGGGAGTGCTCTTCCACCTCCTCCTGGGAGACCTAGTCCACCTCTTCCTGGTAGTGCTGTTCCTCCATCAACTGGAAAACCACCTCCTGGgctgccaccaccacctccacgaGCAACACCACCTCCGGGaccgccgccgccgccgccacctaaAGCATCAGGTCTCAAACCTGGTTCTCGTCCACCGCCACCTCCAATAAGTACAGGACCTCGTCCACGACCATCTGGCGTTACCAAAGTGCCTGAACCTCCTTCCAAAGAAAATGGTGTACAGGATGAGTCTGAAGCTCCAAAGACAAAGCTAAAGCCCTTCTTCTGGGACAAAGTTCTCGCAAACCCTGACCATTCAATGGTCTGGCATCAGATTAATTCCGGGTCGTTCCA GTTTAATGAAGAGATGATAGAAAACCTCTTTGGTTACAGTGCTACTGAGAAGAGCAAAAATGATCGCAAGAAAGAGTTGGCAGCCCAAGATCCGGCTACGCAGTTTATTCAGATTATTGATCCTAAGAAGGCACAAAATTTGTCAATTCTTCTCCGAGCATTGAATGTAACAACTGAAGAAGTATGTGATGCACTTACTCAAG GAAATGAGCTTCCTGTGGAACTCCTTCAAACCTTGTTGAAGATGGCACCAACAGCAGATGAAGAACTAAAGCTTAGGCTTTTCAATGGCGAGATTTCCCAACTGGGACCTGCAGAGCGGTTCCTTAAGGTCTTGGTAGAAATCCCGTTTGCTTTTAAGAGAATGGACTCATTGCTTTTTATGATATCTCTTGAAGAGGAAGTCACAGGAGTCAAAGAGTCCTTGGAAACTTTAGAG ATAGCTTGCACGGAACTAAGGAATAGCAGGCTATTTCTCAAACTCTTAGAAGCCGTTCTCAAAACTGGCAACCGGATGAATGATGGTACTTTCCGTGGTCGTGCACAGGCCTTCAAACTTGACACACTCCTAAAACTGTCTGATGTCAAGGGAACAGATGGTAAGACCACGCTCTTGCAGTTCGTTGTCCAAGAGATAATTCGGTCCGAAGGTCGAAGGGCTATGCGTGCAACACGCGAGAGCCTGAGCACGAGCAGTGTGCAGTCAGAAGATCTCATGGAGGATGAGTCCCCCGTCACAGTGGAAAAATACCGCAGCCGAGGTTTACAGGTGGTTTCGGGGTTGTCTAATGAGCTCGAGAACGTTAAGAAGGCAGCAGTGCTGGATGCTGATGGCATAACAAACACGGTTCTTAAACTCGGAATGGCATTGTCTAGAAGCAAGGAGTTCCTGAGCAAAGAATTGAAAGACTTTAACGATGATGCTGGGTTCCTTCAGTCCCTCCAGAGTTTCATAAAAAGTGCTGAGGGAGAGGTAACTTGGCTggtggaagaagaaaaaagaatcaTGGCCAAGGTGAAGAGTACTGCAGATTACTTTCATGGTCATGCAGGAAAGGACGAGGGATTGCGGTTGTTTGTGATTGTTGGAGATTTCCTGATAATGTTAGATAAGTCGTGCAAAGACGTGAAAGATACATCGAATTACAGGCAGTCAAGAATGCAAATGAATAAGGATTCTCCAagtccaagtccacgaactcaacCTAGTCCAGATCTACAACAACGGTTCTTTCCTGCAATTACAGAACGGCGGATGAACAACTCCAGTTCTGATGAAGATGACTGA